The following DNA comes from Archaeoglobaceae archaeon.
GGCAAGTCAGGGTAGAAGTAGTTCTTTCTGTCAAATACGGTCATTGGCTGAATCTTCGCGTTTAAAGCTAGGGCAACCTTTATCGCTGCCTTTATAGCTTCTCTATTTATAACAGGCATCGCACCAGGCATTCCAAGGCAGACTGGACATACGTGGGTATTTGGGGGGCTTTTATGGTAATCAGTAGGACATGAACAGAAGAGTTTGCTCTTAAGTTTGTTCAGCTGAGCGTGAACTTCAAGTCCTATGACCACGTCCATGTGCAAAAGAAATCATGAGGTTTAAAAAATTCACCTATATCTGTTCTCTTCTTAGAGACAATGAATTCATTACAACGCTAAAGCTACTCATAGCCATGGCTCCCGCAGACCACTCTGGACGGAAAGGAATGCTGAAGAGAAGGAATGAAAGCCCACCCGCAAACGGAATAAGTATTGCATTGTAAAAAACCGCCCAAAAGAGGTTTTGTCTGATCTTCGCCATAATTTTCCTGCACAACTTTATCGCCTTCACGACTTCTGTCGGATCATCTTTTAGCAAAGCAATGTCTCCAGCCTCAACAGCTATGTCTTCAGCTTTTCCGATTGCAATTCCAACGTTTGCTTGAGCCAATGCGGGAGCATCGTTTATACCATCTCCAACAAAAATCACTGCATTTCCCCTTTCCTGAAAATCCTTAACGACTTTAAACTTCTCGGTCGGTAGAACCTCTGCAAAAATGAAGTCAACCGCAAGAGTTTTCCCAATCTCCTCAGCAACGCTTTTTCGATCTCCACTTACGATTCCAACCTTAAATCCCATTCTCTTAAGTTCTGCAATCGCCTTAACGCTGTTCTCCTTTAATTCATCTTTTATCACAAATTGCCCCGCAATTTTGCCTTCAACTGCTAGAAATACTCCATCTCCTTCTGCATTAATCCCCTTCTCTTTAAGAAATTCTGAATTTCCCAGAATAACCTCTTTTCCATCAATTTTAGCTAAAACGCCTTTTCCAGCAAAAACTGTGAATTCTTCTGGCTCCAATGGTTCAATTCCTAATTCTTTAGCCTTATCCATTATTGCTCTCGCAATGGGATGATCTGAGAACTTCTCCGCTGAGACCGCAAGTTTTAGCAATTCTTCTTCTGACAGCCCATAGCTAAGGACTTTCACAAGTTCTGGCTTTCCCTTAGTCAGCGTGCCAGTTTTATCAAACAAAATTACTCTGCTTTTTGTAGCTTCTTCAATAGCCTCCGCATTTCTTATTAAAATTCCTTTCTCCGCTCCTTTTCCAAGTCCAACCGTTATAGCTGTTGGAATTGCCAAGCCAAAGGCACATGGACAGGCTATCACAATAACGCTCAGCAGAGTTGTGAAAGCAAAAAGTGAACCCTCTGCCAAGAGCCAGTAAAGGGAGCAAATGATTGCGATTGACAACACAGCGGGTATGAAGTAAACTACAACTCTGTCTGCAATTCTCTGCACTTCTGGCTTTGAGCTTTGAGCAAGCTCCGTGATTCTTATGATCTGCGAAAGCAAGCTCTCTTCTCCGACCTTTTCAGCCTTTATTTTGAGTATTGAATTCTGGTTGACAGTCCCACCTACAACTCTGTCTCCCGCTCTTTTGAAAACTGGCAATGGCTCGCCCGTGATCATCGATTCATCCACATAGCTCTCTCCTCCAACCACAATTCCATCTACAGGAATCCTTTCGCCCGGTTTAACGATAACTACTTCCCCAATGCTCAAATCGGAAACTGGTATCTTTAGCTCTTCGCCATTTCTTATGACTGTTGCTTCCTTTGCCTGAATTGCTAAAAGTTTTTTAATTGCCTCTCCCGTTCTACTCTTTGCCCTTGCTTCCAAGTATTTACCAAGGAGTAGAAAGCTCATAAGGATTACACTCTCTGGGTAGAAGTTGAAATCCCTCGGAATTAGCCTTAGTGTTGCCAATATACTCGAAATGTAGGCTGAGCTTATTCCGATCGCATACATAACCTCCATTGTGAGCATTCCTCGCCTAATAGAGCCAAATGCCTTCTTGAAGATCTCTCTGCCAGCATAAGCTATTGCAAAGCTTGCAATTGCTAATTGGATTTCGAGAGCTAAAAGATCCTTGGAGACAAAAAGAAAGACTCCCGAGATCCACGCTATGGCCAGATTTTTCTTAGCATTTCTTAATTGCTCTTTTTCATCTTCAGTTGTCTCTTCAACTCCAATGAATTTGTAGCCAATTTTTTCGATCTCATTTCTTAGATCTTCAATTCCAATCTTTGAGGGATCAAAAACGATCCGTGCTTTTTCTGTTGCCAAGTTAACGCTCACATCAATTACTCCGGGCAATCTTTTTAGAGTTTCTTCGATTGTTTTTGCACACATTGCACAGCTCATCCCGTCGATTCTCGCAACGATTTCGTTATAGTTCACAATTATAGAATGCTGAGGAAAGAGTTAAACTTTTTGAAGTTTATCTATTTCTTTCAAGATGAAATCCAACTCTATTTTTGTTCATTTTATTTTTATTTTTTATTGAAAATAATAAATTATTTTGGAAAGAGAGCTATGACGATAATAATTCTACTACTCACAATACCCATATTAATGCTGAGCATAGCAGTGATTCCATTGGCAGTGTTGATACCAGCACTCTCTTTTGGACTCTTAGCGTTTTCAATGATACTTTGTGCTTCGCAGGTTCTCATGGCCCTGCTCTCATCTATGTTCGGCTTAATGAATGTGGCAGGAGTGGCAATGTCTTTGCTGTTTTCTTTTGTTACAACCTCAATAAACCTTGGATTGCATTTGGGACCTGTCACAGGCAATTTACAATAACTTCTCGCAGACAACAATGGCCATAAATTCAACAATGGAAAATTTAAACTCTGAAGACGCTATTTTGAATTTTTATTTTTTATTTTTAGTGAAGTTTAAAACATGATCTCGAACTGAGTTGTGCTTAAATTTATTTACTTAATAGTTTTCAGAGTTCTCTGTGCGACTTCGAGATCTTTTCATAAAAAAGCTCTCAGACTTTGGAGTTGAAAAAATCGGGACTACCATAAAGGAAATTTCGAAATCAAAAGATCCCATAAGAGCAATGGCACTTGCTGTAGCAAATGGAAAGGCGAGGGTTTTTAAAGGGGATGGAGGGTTACACCATTCATTTACATTAGATGGAAAAATCCAGCACCAACCACCAGAAGCTTATGTAGGAAAAAACGGTCAAATTCTCTTTTCAAAAGAAGATTTAATTAGAGAAGCTAATTTCCCATTTATTGCCATCGATTGTAGATTTTACGATCTTCATTCGGAGAAAGAAAAGAGAAAAATCGGCTTACAGGTAGTTCAGACTCTGGGAGTTGTGAGGGAAATTATGTGGGATGAAAAGCTAATAGTTGCTGGTAAAGACTTTGGCGT
Coding sequences within:
- a CDS encoding heavy metal translocating P-type ATPase, whose protein sequence is MNYNEIVARIDGMSCAMCAKTIEETLKRLPGVIDVSVNLATEKARIVFDPSKIGIEDLRNEIEKIGYKFIGVEETTEDEKEQLRNAKKNLAIAWISGVFLFVSKDLLALEIQLAIASFAIAYAGREIFKKAFGSIRRGMLTMEVMYAIGISSAYISSILATLRLIPRDFNFYPESVILMSFLLLGKYLEARAKSRTGEAIKKLLAIQAKEATVIRNGEELKIPVSDLSIGEVVIVKPGERIPVDGIVVGGESYVDESMITGEPLPVFKRAGDRVVGGTVNQNSILKIKAEKVGEESLLSQIIRITELAQSSKPEVQRIADRVVVYFIPAVLSIAIICSLYWLLAEGSLFAFTTLLSVIVIACPCAFGLAIPTAITVGLGKGAEKGILIRNAEAIEEATKSRVILFDKTGTLTKGKPELVKVLSYGLSEEELLKLAVSAEKFSDHPIARAIMDKAKELGIEPLEPEEFTVFAGKGVLAKIDGKEVILGNSEFLKEKGINAEGDGVFLAVEGKIAGQFVIKDELKENSVKAIAELKRMGFKVGIVSGDRKSVAEEIGKTLAVDFIFAEVLPTEKFKVVKDFQERGNAVIFVGDGINDAPALAQANVGIAIGKAEDIAVEAGDIALLKDDPTEVVKAIKLCRKIMAKIRQNLFWAVFYNAILIPFAGGLSFLLFSIPFRPEWSAGAMAMSSFSVVMNSLSLRREQI